Genomic DNA from Actinomycetes bacterium:
GACCGCGTCGGTGACCAGGCCGGAGCCGAGCCGCACGGCCACCCGACCGGCGATCTCCTTGCCCTCGATGGTCGCCGGAACGAGCACGGCAGCGGGTGCGGCCTGACCGGCCACGCCGGCCAGCACCTCCGCCTTGGCGCCGGCTCCGTGGTCGGCGACCTCCTCCCCCTCCGCGACGTAGGCGCTCGCCGCGCCGTACTCGGTGAGGGTCTCGCGTACCGCGTCGTAGGTGCCGTCTGGCCCCAGCACGACCGCGGCCGGCTCGCCGATCGCGCGCGCCAGGGTGAGCAGCTCCGTCGTCGCCTTGGTCGCGCTGCCGTCGACCACGTCCACCAGGACCAGGACCTGTGCCATCAGGACTTCCCTCGCTTGTTCGGATCTGGGTCAGACGAGCTGCTGTGACACGAGGTACTCGACGAGCTTGCGCCCGCCGTCGCCCTCGTCGGTGATGCGGACGCCGGGCGGCTTGGGCGGGCGCTTCTCGGCGTCCTCGACCCGGCTCCATGCGGCGGACAGCCCCACCTGGGCGGGATCGATCCCGAGGTCGGCGAGGGTGAGGGTGGTCACCGGCTTCTTCTTGGCCGCCATGATGTTCTTGAAGGACGGGTAGCGGGGCTCGTTGGCCTTCTCGACGAGGGAGACGACCGCGGGCAGCTCGGCGCGCAGGACCTCGATCCCGGTCTCCGTCTGCCGCTCGGCGGTGACCGTCGAGCCGTCGACCGCCAGCGTCGCAGCGTAGGTGAGCTGCGGTCGGCCGAGCCGCTCCGCGAGCATTGCCGGGATGACCGACATGCGAGCGTCGGTGGACTCGCAGCCGAGCAGCACGAGATCCCAGGTCAGGGTGCCCAGCGCCGTGGCGAGGACCGCCGAGGTGGCCAGCGCGTCCGAGCCGTGGAGGGCGTCGTCGACGACGTGCACGCCGGCGTCAGGACCCATGGACAGCGCCTTGCGGATGGCCTCGCCCGCTCGATCCGGACCCATCGTCAGCACGGTGACCTGGCCACCGTGCGCCTCGACGAGCTGCAGGGCCGCTTC
This window encodes:
- a CDS encoding electron transfer flavoprotein subunit beta/FixA family protein gives rise to the protein MDVVVCIKQVPDSWAEKQLSPGDLTLDRASAEAVLNDLDEYAVEAALQLVEAHGGQVTVLTMGPDRAGEAIRKALSMGPDAGVHVVDDALHGSDALATSAVLATALGTLTWDLVLLGCESTDARMSVIPAMLAERLGRPQLTYAATLAVDGSTVTAERQTETGIEVLRAELPAVVSLVEKANEPRYPSFKNIMAAKKKPVTTLTLADLGIDPAQVGLSAAWSRVEDAEKRPPKPPGVRITDEGDGGRKLVEYLVSQQLV